One stretch of Vulpes lagopus strain Blue_001 chromosome 12, ASM1834538v1, whole genome shotgun sequence DNA includes these proteins:
- the TAC4 gene encoding tachykinin-4 isoform X2 gives MLLCVPLLLLMGLSACTGTAAEDLAVGAEAGSWITLTLEDGGIPGIQLQLQLQEVKRGKASQFFGLMGKRVGGIPPIQPERRTAPPPGHQQRRTEQGLLGRVGPSPEGREDEDQGPE, from the exons ATGCTGCTCTGCGTCCCCCTGCTTCTCCTGATGGGGCTGTCTGCATGCACTGGGACAGCTGCCGAGGACCTGGCAGTGGGAGCTGAAGCAGGGTCCTGGATAACCTTGACCCTGGAG gacggtGGCATCCCGGGCAttcagctccagctccagctccaggagGTGAAGAGGGGCAAAGCAAGCCAGTTCTTTGGGCTGATGGGGAAGCGGGTGGGAG GAATACCTCCTATCCAGCCAGAGAGAAGAACAG CTCCACCACCAGGGCACCAGCAAAGGCGAACGGAGCAGGGCCTcctgggcagggtggggccaTCTCCGGAAG GCAGAGAGGATGAGGACCAGGGGCCAGAGTGA
- the TAC4 gene encoding tachykinin-4 isoform X4, whose product MLLCVPLLLLMGLSACTGTAAEDLAVGAEAGSWITLTLEDGGIPGIQLQLQLQEEYLLSSQREEQLHHQGTSKGERSRASWAGWGHLRKVGREDEDQGPE is encoded by the exons ATGCTGCTCTGCGTCCCCCTGCTTCTCCTGATGGGGCTGTCTGCATGCACTGGGACAGCTGCCGAGGACCTGGCAGTGGGAGCTGAAGCAGGGTCCTGGATAACCTTGACCCTGGAG gacggtGGCATCCCGGGCAttcagctccagctccagctccaggag GAATACCTCCTATCCAGCCAGAGAGAAGAACAG CTCCACCACCAGGGCACCAGCAAAGGCGAACGGAGCAGGGCCTcctgggcagggtggggccaTCTCCGGAAGGTAG GCAGAGAGGATGAGGACCAGGGGCCAGAGTGA
- the TAC4 gene encoding tachykinin-4 isoform X1 has protein sequence MLLCVPLLLLMGLSACTGTAAEDLAVGAEAGSWITLTLEDGGIPGIQLQLQLQEEYLLSSQREEQLHHQGTSKGERSRASWAGWGHLRKAERMRTRGQSESPHHTLCRGLNPAPALDVTADSQPHQPLLHVSPVPDNGVSHPASLNSLRFLPCPQS, from the exons ATGCTGCTCTGCGTCCCCCTGCTTCTCCTGATGGGGCTGTCTGCATGCACTGGGACAGCTGCCGAGGACCTGGCAGTGGGAGCTGAAGCAGGGTCCTGGATAACCTTGACCCTGGAG gacggtGGCATCCCGGGCAttcagctccagctccagctccaggag GAATACCTCCTATCCAGCCAGAGAGAAGAACAG CTCCACCACCAGGGCACCAGCAAAGGCGAACGGAGCAGGGCCTcctgggcagggtggggccaTCTCCGGAAG GCAGAGAGGATGAGGACCAGGGGCCAGAGTGAGAGCCCCCACCACACACTCTGCAGAGGACTAaaccctgctcctgccctggaTGTTACAGCTGACAGCCAGCCACACCAACCTCTTCTCCATGTGTCTCCTGTGCCCGATAATGGTGTGTCCCACCCAGCCTCACTGAACTCACTGCGGTTCCTTCCCTGTCCTCAGTCCTAA
- the TAC4 gene encoding tachykinin-4 isoform X3, whose protein sequence is MLLCVPLLLLMGLSACTGTAAEDLAVGAEAGSWITLTLEDGGIPGIQLQLQLQEVKRGKASQFFGLMGKRVGGIPPIQPERRTAPPPGHQQRRTEQGLLGRVGPSPEGRQRG, encoded by the exons ATGCTGCTCTGCGTCCCCCTGCTTCTCCTGATGGGGCTGTCTGCATGCACTGGGACAGCTGCCGAGGACCTGGCAGTGGGAGCTGAAGCAGGGTCCTGGATAACCTTGACCCTGGAG gacggtGGCATCCCGGGCAttcagctccagctccagctccaggagGTGAAGAGGGGCAAAGCAAGCCAGTTCTTTGGGCTGATGGGGAAGCGGGTGGGAG GAATACCTCCTATCCAGCCAGAGAGAAGAACAG CTCCACCACCAGGGCACCAGCAAAGGCGAACGGAGCAGGGCCTcctgggcagggtggggccaTCTCCGGAAGGTAG GCAGAGAGGATGA